The genome window CCGAAGCCTTATCCTACGTCAAAGCCACCCAGTGGAAAAATACTAATCAGTTAGTGGGAGTGCCATCAGACTATATTGGCGATTCATACCATGATATACCCCTATTTGACCTTGTCAGCGAAGCTGTAGAGCATCTTGGGGGTATCAACACCAGTATTATTTTCAATCATCCCTTCCTTGTGTTAGATGCCGCCCTCGAAGCCATAGACGCTGGTATCAAGCAAATTATTATCAACGCTGGAGGAATTCCTCCCCTTGACTTATTCAAGTTAAAACAAAAAGCCCAACAAAAACAAGTACAACTTTTAGGCACTAATGGGGCAGGAATATTAATAACCGATAAAGCCAGTTATGGAGTCCTCAATCCTCAACTATATTTCCCTGGCAACATTGGAATTATTAACTATGGAGATAGTAAAATAAGTTTTGAATTAGCTTTGCTATACCAAGAAAATAATCAAGGAGTATCTACAGTAATAAACTTAGGAAACTGCACTTTTCAAGAGGTTGATTGGGAGATGTTACTTGCAATCTTTCATGATGATCAAGATACCGAGAAAATTATTATCAATATCAATAATATCCTTTCTATCAATTACGAAAAACTCGCCCATAGTATTCTGAATTATCAAGAAAAACCTGTTTTTCTATATAACCTAGATTCTCATGATCTTAATGCTATTATGAGCGGACCTCAACCGAGAATTATTACTGATCAAATCCCTTTACATCTTAATCAGGTTCAATCACCCCAAGAAATTATTAATTATTGGCAGGAATTGGGTTTAAAAGTTATTTCTAACCCCCTCGATATTTTTTCATAAAGTCGTCAACTTTAATTTGAAACAAATATTACAAAATTTGTAGGGTGGGCATTGCCCACCATGGGCTAACTAAGTTTTTTTAAAAATTAAATAAAGAAAGAGAAAAATGCCTGACCAATACCATTATTCGTATTAACAGGAACGATAGTATTAGCAGTTTCTAGGGAAGGAGCAATATTTTCTGGTTCAACATTATCTGCCCCAAACTCAAAACTACCAATGTCCACATTACCATTAACAATACGGGTTAATCCTCTTTGATCCCTTAATATTTCTTCAAAGATGGACACTTGCTCAATGGAAGTGTTATTTCCTGTATTAATAGCTGGACTACCTTCCAATAAAGGGTAAAAACCTGCTCCATCAAAAGTACCCAAAAGAGGATCAACAGGATTATTGATACCCCCTGCGATGTTGCCATTAACTCCATTAACAATTAAGCCGTTACCGTTGCCCACAAGGTTAGAGCTACTATTTACGCTGAAGAATCCTTCAATATCGGGACTGCCTGTATTTCTGGCAACAATACTATTTCTGATTAGAATCCCCTCTAAGTCACCGTTAGACAAAATACCAGAACCTAATTCGGCATCATTATCAACGATGGTAGAATTGACTATTATTACTTCTCCCGGGCCACCTTCATTTACTAGATCAATTAAGATTCCACCGCCCCCAGCAAAAGCATCATTGTTAGGATTAGTCGGATTTACGGCTTTGAAACCTGCGAGTAAGGCTCTGTTTTGGGCAATGGTAGTATTGAGAATTGTAAGGCTTCCTCCGCTGTGCCAGATGCCACCACCCCCTTCTACTTGGTCAACGTAAAAGGTTCTAACATTGGCATCGTTACCAATAATGGCACTATTATTAATGGTCATCGCCCCATTATTAAAAATACCTCCTCCATTAACTTCTGATTGGTTATTTCTGATGATGGAGTTGTTAATTTGTACTGTGCCGAGGAGATTGGCGATCGCACCGCCGTTCACATTTGCAGGGGAAGATTCACCATCCCAACCAGCGGTATTTTCTTGGAGAATGCTATTATTAACGGTCAGTTCGCCATTTTGCAAAACCCGAATCGCTCCACCAAGGAAAGAATCAGGATCTAAACTTTGTTCAATGGGGCCTCCCTCCGCAAAAGTTCCTTGGGTTAAACCCCCTTGAAGGGTGACGTTCTCTAAGATCAGATTACCCCCTTCTTTGATGTCAAAAATGCGATCGCCCAAAGCACTAGCATCAATAATTGTATTACTAGGATCTTCCCCCACAATGGTTACACGGGTATTAATATCTAAATCACCAGTTCTGAGGACTGTATTATCAAATAATCCTAAAACACTATCAGGGGCTGCTTCCTCCTCACCATTACCATTATCACCATTATCAGTATCATCCTGATTTTCTCCACCATTATCACCGCCGCCATTTTCTCCCTCATCGACAGTTTCTTCTTGTTCTTCCTCCTGCCCGTCATCTCCTTCTACTCCTTCTGTCTCTGCGGGAGTACCAACTTGCTCTTGGAAACGAAAATCTTCTCTACCCTCAATGGTCAAATTATAAGTTCCTGCTGCCAGTTGAATGATATATTGTCTAGCAGGATCTCTATGGGCAATAATGATTGCATCTCGCAAAGACAAGCCATTACTGGCATTACCATCATTTTGATCTTCAAATACATCTACCACTAGGGTAATGGGTTCTAATGCCGTCTCCCCATTATTCATCTCATTAAGAATAATGGAATTATTATTTACAAACTCACTAAATCCCTCATCATCAAAGGAATCACCTAAGCCCTCCACCATACCGTTATTCGCCCCAAAAGAACTGACGATACGATCAAATTCAGCTACCCTCGCACCAAAATCAATACGCTCTAACATATGATTTATCCCCTATTTATTATATTGATTGATTTATCTCATGATACCCTTTCTTCTCTATGGAGACTAACAAACATAGAATAAAAAAGCCTCATCTTTTGTATCGAAACGATGGGCAATTTAGTTTTAATTAAGACCTAAATTGACATAAAAAAACCCCCCGATGTCGGAGGGTAATAAAAAGATGTTTCGCAAATAAATTATGCTAAACCAGCTAAGAATACATTAACTTGAGCTTGAGAAGCAACGCTTCCGCCAATAGGTTCTAAGAAACCACGACCAGCTTCAGTGGTGTAGTTATCTAGGAAAGAAGAATTAGAACCTAAACCAGTGGTAACTAAATCAGCAGATGCAATTTTGTTATTGAGAGTAACTCGGTCAGTACCAGTAGCACCCAAAGCAATTTCGATGGCAGCGGTACTAGCGCTTACGCTACCTGAGTTGATTTGTTCAGTCCAAAAGTTTCTTCCTGCGGTGTCAGCAGTTCTGTTGAAGGTTTGCTGATAAATTTCCTCTACAACACCTAGGGTAGTGAAGTTGGCAAAGATGCTATTTGCTTCAGTAGAAGTACCAAAATCAGTGGTGAAGTTGTTGTAGAA of Cyanobacterium sp. HL-69 contains these proteins:
- the sucD gene encoding succinyl-CoA synthetase alpha subunit SucD, producing MVWNFEPKILLQGINEPEALSYVKATQWKNTNQLVGVPSDYIGDSYHDIPLFDLVSEAVEHLGGINTSIIFNHPFLVLDAALEAIDAGIKQIIINAGGIPPLDLFKLKQKAQQKQVQLLGTNGAGILITDKASYGVLNPQLYFPGNIGIINYGDSKISFELALLYQENNQGVSTVINLGNCTFQEVDWEMLLAIFHDDQDTEKIIININNILSINYEKLAHSILNYQEKPVFLYNLDSHDLNAIMSGPQPRIITDQIPLHLNQVQSPQEIINYWQELGLKVISNPLDIFS
- a CDS encoding Alkaline phosphatase: MLERIDFGARVAEFDRIVSSFGANNGMVEGLGDSFDDEGFSEFVNNNSIILNEMNNGETALEPITLVVDVFEDQNDGNASNGLSLRDAIIIAHRDPARQYIIQLAAGTYNLTIEGREDFRFQEQVGTPAETEGVEGDDGQEEEQEETVDEGENGGGDNGGENQDDTDNGDNGNGEEEAAPDSVLGLFDNTVLRTGDLDINTRVTIVGEDPSNTIIDASALGDRIFDIKEGGNLILENVTLQGGLTQGTFAEGGPIEQSLDPDSFLGGAIRVLQNGELTVNNSILQENTAGWDGESSPANVNGGAIANLLGTVQINNSIIRNNQSEVNGGGIFNNGAMTINNSAIIGNDANVRTFYVDQVEGGGGIWHSGGSLTILNTTIAQNRALLAGFKAVNPTNPNNDAFAGGGGILIDLVNEGGPGEVIIVNSTIVDNDAELGSGILSNGDLEGILIRNSIVARNTGSPDIEGFFSVNSSSNLVGNGNGLIVNGVNGNIAGGINNPVDPLLGTFDGAGFYPLLEGSPAINTGNNTSIEQVSIFEEILRDQRGLTRIVNGNVDIGSFEFGADNVEPENIAPSLETANTIVPVNTNNGIGQAFFSFFI